From the Cucumis sativus cultivar 9930 chromosome 5, Cucumber_9930_V3, whole genome shotgun sequence genome, the window TCTTTGAATTTGATGCAAGTACTAAGTTCTCTTCCTATGTTGTCATCTTTAAGATTGAGTAATTGTAGCCTTCAAAACATCCATTTCTCTCTGAGTTTCTTAAATTATTCTACATTTCTCAGCAGAGTTCAACTGTTAGACTTATCTGACAATCAGTTAAGTGGTCCAATTCCTAAggcttttcaaaatatgtcTTCCTTGAATTTATTAAACCTTTCTGGAAATAAGTTTACTGCTATTGAAGGTGGACTCTACAATTCCTTCATCGGAAACAATTGTGgtctaaaagaaattgatttttcagCGAACTTTGATCTTGACGTAGATTTGTTTGGAACTTATGAGAATGAATCTATGGATTGCATCAATGGATATGATCTTCAAGTGCTTAAGTTAAGAGGTATACCTATGAAAACCAGAATCCCAATAGATTGGTTGGGAAAGTTCAAAAACTTGAAGTGCATTGATCTTTCATACTGTAAGATTCATGGTTCAATTCCAGCTTCACTTGGAAATTTATCCAACATTGAATATTTAGATCTTTCAAACAATGTTTTAACTGGAGAAATTCCAGCCTCGTTGGGAAGcttattattgaatttgaaggTATTAGATCTATCAAGCAACTCACTCAAAGGTGTTCTTATAGAAGCTCATTTTGTGAATCTTTCAAAGTTGCATACTTTATACTTGAGCTACAATGAGCTTATTTCATTGGACATGAAACCTAATTGGATTCCTccatttcaattaaaaaaactcgATATAGGCTCATGTATTGGTAGTTATGAAAGTGAGTTCCCTCCATGGCTTCAGACCCAAAAAGCACTTGATGAATTGTGGTTATCTAACACAAGTCTTTCAATTAGTTGTTTACCAACATGGTTCACACCACAAGTCCTCACCACTTTGGATCTTTCCTACAACCAAATAGTTGGACCGGTTTTTATCAGTATTGCCAATCAAGTGCCCAATTTAGAAGCCTTGTATCTCAATAATAACCTTATAAATGATTCTTTACAACCCACAATTTGCAAATTGAAGAGTTTGAGCATTTTGGATCTTTCTAACAATAGGCTATTTGGGATTGTTCAAGGTTGTTTGTTGACTCcgaatttgaatattttggaTTTGTCGTCCAACAACTTCTCAGGCACGTTTCCATATTCACATGGAAATCTTCCTTGGATTAATGAACTATTCTtaagaaacaataattttgaaggaTCTATGCCAATTGTATTGAAGAGTgccaaatatttgaaaattttagaactGGAAGGTAACAAATTCTCAGGAAACATACCTTCATGGGTAGGGGACAATCTTCAAAGTTTGCAAGTTCTAAGACTACGAAGTAATTTGTTCAATGGTACTATTCCTGCAAGTCTATGCAATCTTCCCGATTTGCAAATTTTGGATCTTGCACATAACCAATTGGATGGAAGTATCCcaccaaatctcaacaatcTCAAAGGAATGATAACAAGAAAAAGCATGCAAGGATACACTCGAGTTTGTTGGCGTAGGTTATGCTTGGATAATGAAAAAGATGTGGTACAATCTATCAAATCAAGCTTCTTCAATTACACCAGGTTACAACTATGGTTGTTGGTGAATATAGATCTATCCAATAACTCTTTGACGGGTTTCATTTCAAGTGAGATAACAATGCTTAAAGGGTTGATTGGATTGAATTTGTCTCACAACAATTTAATGGGGGCAATTCCTACTACGATTGGAGAAATGGAGTCATTAGAATCACTCGACCTAtctttcaatcaattttctgGACCAATTCCTCATAccttatcaaatttaaattcgTTAGGAAAATTGATATTGTCCCACAATAATCTCTCTGGTCACGTTCCTCGAGAAGGTCATCTCTCAACATTTAACGAGGTTTCAAGTTTTGAAGGCAATCCATATCTATGTGGAGACCCGCTTCCAATCCAATGCGCGAGTTTGAATCCATTTAAGCCGATATTAGAAAAGATTGACGATCAAAATGAAGATGAGAACTACGAAAAGTGGATGCTTTACGTTATGATAATTCTTGGATTTGTAGTTGGATTTTGGACAGTTATAGGAAGTTTAATACTGAAGACAAGGTGGAGACATGCTTATTTCAAGTTCGTGGATGAGGCTGTACTTACAATGTTCATCCAACAATTTGAAAAGCTTAAAGGAATCGGCATTTTCAAATGGTTTAGGtaataaacttttgtttgtttttttaagttgatttttttacacattttttttgaGTTCAACTTTTGCTAAGGGAAGTTCACAATAATCTGTCagcacatatatatatatcatttaccTACAGTAGAATAtgcaaatatttgaaaacagtaaaaagaaaaaccatctTAGTTCTAATaccttaaaaattaaattaaagaaaactaacaAATTGAATCTTTGATGCAGGTATAATGCTACACAAAAATATGAACAAGAACATTAATCTCCTTTGATAAGTTTGGAACTATGCTAAAGCTTCTTATAATTAATGTATCCACATATAATGATCAATGCGATGATATATTCTACTATGGGATATCCTGATCGAGATTTAGGCTGCTCTCTCACCTTGAAGTTATCCGAATTCCAAAGAGATCATAACTCCAGATTTGTCTCATGAAATAAAATGTCACCATTAATACTGATAAACACCCATAGATAGACGTTGAGtccatatttaatttgttggttGTATTGTAGTTGAGTGGGTCCTATGTTGAGTAGaagttgaatatttattttggactTCTTCAAGGaccaaataacaatattatatacttttatcaCGAGTAAgtcaataacatttttaattccAAAGTTTCGAGGttacattttagtttctaaatttataaaaatagactCATGAATTTTCAAAGCGTAcctttttggttttcaaaatttttaaaaatagtttcggagagaatataatttttataatatatttttttcattttaaatgtcatataattatttaaaataaaaaatattaagttatttaaagaactttttcaacttatttataaaaactttagaaatttgaaagaaatgttttgaaaacttagtaaccaaatcaatttatttttgggactaaaaatttatcttttaataaaaataaatagataattgatttatatttcatattaaaatatttaaagactCTAGAAAGTTATTTTTTCCAAGTCTTTGCATTTATTATGTAGGGCATTTGTTAGGTGGATGAAGAAATTgcattaaaatgaaaaataaaatacttgaTTGAAgtgttaaattttaagaaatgatattctctaaagaaataataaaaggtGGTTTATTATTTGGTAAGGtacatatttgaaattttaaatgtttaaaattatagatacttgaaattacaaaagtcttacgttttcaaatacttttgtaagaatattttttctaaaatatctgataaaattttaataaatgtctTTATTTTGCAAGAATTCTATATAATGTATCAAAGAAGGCATATCTTACCACTATTTATTAGTTTAGAATTATTCTAATATGATTTGAACttatataacatatttattcttttgtcaagttaaaattatctttagattaatacaatttatattattttatatgtaacttttatctataataaaatattattatgattttagACTTTGTTATAaacaaagtgaaaaaaaaaaagtctactTGTGCTAATATGCATGTTCATGTTGAAATCTAAATCCAGATGTAAACGAATTTTTAACGTTTGAAACTTCTTGTTCACTGATACATATGTATCAATTGAGTTAAGCTTATGTTGGCTAGTTACTACAACTAATTAGATTGgaatataaaaactaatttaatttcgATAAAATCActtatttcaatctaattataattacaataattaacaattaaaaaaataaatattgtattattgatgaatagaaagtaataattaaaaaaaaagtaaagatttaacaatattattgatgaacATCGTGTTTTCTGAGCGTATTAACAATGGTCCAAATTTCGtgtttcataaaagaaaaggaaaattgcaattgataaccatttcatcaataataattaagaatacagcaaaattttaaaaaaattgcaaatatagcaaaactatcactcaTAGATTTcatatggtctatcagtgatagaccattatttgcaacatgatctatctgtgatagacttatatcattgatagaatttgacaaattttgctatatttgcaaattttttaatatgttgctatatacttaattattttgaatctaattgctaaatttgcaactagCCCATATTTATGGGTCTTGACCATGATTTTATCTTAAacctaaaattatataaaaaaaaaatatcgaaGTCATCATTCAAACGTACTGAAAACAATTCAGATCAAGATCAAGAAGATAAATGGGAGAAGTGGTTAGTTTGCATAATGATAATACTTGGATATATAATTGGATTTTGGGTAGTCGTTGGAAGTTTAATAGTGAAGAAGAGTTGGAGATattcatatttcaaatttgtggATGAGGCTACTTACAAGGTTCATGCAACAATTTGGAGGAGCATACAATTACTTAAACCAATCTGCACTCCACAATAAGTTaggtaatatatataacattttgttttgattctttttatattatagtctatttttgttttagttcaattttatGTACTGACTAATTATGTcaacttatatatataggcttcattagtttttgtattaaattcaCCTTTAAACCACAACTAAGAATCTAATACGTAATGGTTAAAAATGTGActaagattatatatatagaaaaccTAAAGCTTATTCTAATCTTCTTCCATAGTAATCcaaatatgataatatatcATGTCACACGTTGCCctagtttgatatttttgtatcaaagctttcactttttttccttctcattCAGCTATCTACtattattgtcattttttttaatctttatttctttttctttttcacttctcttttttttttttttaaattttaaatatttaatctttaatttgtatatacaGAAGAAAGATTAAATCGTTTATTGTAATATATGCTACTATGTGAATGTAAAATTACTCGACAATTTTAGGAAATTGATGTCGAAGGAAGTTGAATTGAACGTCagctctttttttcctttttggatAAAACTTTCAATATTGTTAGATATTGGTTGTTtgctaatatatatttttgtaggCACTTGTAACTTCTAtgtatatcattttttttcttcagaaTTTACCATTCAACTTTGATGGGAGTAAAGATGTTAAGATAACTAATTCTTTCCTCTTTGAATGTTTCACATAATTCCATCTATTGACAACAAACTTTGACGATTACCTTCGATGATCAACTCCAACGGTTAAATCTACTAAAGACCCTATGATCTAACGCTCAATTTCGTTTGATGACCACACCTTTGGCGACGACTTCAACAACTTAACACTATGATGACCACATATGCAACCAACTCTCCAGATGATGATCAAACTCAAGTCAAGACCACTTCTTGCTACCATGTTTAATAGAgccttttttaaatatgactttcatcatatatatataatagtaataaaaacaTTACGATCATAGCAAATCGAACAAACTTGGGTgttaaacatttataataCGCAACTTGTGTGTAACATTTTCgacaagaaatgaaataaattaccATCAAAACTATACATcgtaaattatttaaattgagtCTTATCAAAATACCTTATTATATCTTgtatattataaatagaaTCAGTTAGTGTTAGTGTACCTCTTGCTGGTAAAcgtaataacaaaatttcctagtttaatattttgggTCAATCAATGTTTAAGATGTATAatgatacataattaaatttacttcaTCTACTACTAACTTAAATGTCTTATTCctttttaatgttattaagaaaggagttaaaattatttacaaatacaatgtaatttcaaattttatgaacaATATATACTAATAAACATTGATTCATTGTTACAATGtcttattaataaaatctaaaattttactatacttttgtattttggatcattttgttatattttaaaactgtgTTTGTGTGTACAAAATTGGTGAGACTTTGACTATGACTATgtgattttctaaaaataagaaacaataaaatcaaCAGAAATTAATgtacaagaaaaatatatttcaaagtCATTTGGGTGTATTATGTGGGGAACTTAGaagaaattgaatgaaaatgaggaattaaaaaaattgagttgaCTCAATATTATTGAAGTCTTTGGTGTCAttgattcattttctttgacGTCTCATATCATTGCCTACAAGCAAGTGGCCAACATGACTCTTGTTTGTTCCTTCTTTCATAATGATGGGTGTGATAGGTTGGATGTAATTTGAATTGACTGAGGGAGTTTTCTTTTAACGTCTTTCTTTGCATTACACATtctaaccaaacaaaataaatggaaataaaaagagtaaagtaatttattacaatacctttGCAAACAAAAAAGGTGATACTTCAAGAATCAAAATGATATGTTTTAtcaaaaattgtttataatataaacGTATGacaaaataaaggaagaaaatgggTAAAACTTTAAGGatgaaatctaaatttaatttaaagttaatgaTTAAGCTTCATAAGGAAATTAGACCCAAGAAAATGTGTTTTCATGGCCTTGGCATCTATTATGATAAACATTTATAGGCAGAGGAATTaaatggaaaggaaaggacaattgagaaagaaaaattaaagttgcATTAAAATCTCATTTGGTTATAAATAAAGGCCAAGTAATTTTCACCCAACTCATACATTACTACTCAGTACTCCAAATATTTCCTTTGCAAAATGAGGAAATTAGTTTCAAACAAAACTTCAGTATTTGCATTATTGTGTGTGTTATGGATGATACTGCTTCTTCTACAGCTCCAATTTTGTTTGTCCATAACAGCAGCTTGCATCCAAAACGAGCGTGAAGCACTTCTTCAATTCAAGAATAGCTTTTATGATGATCCTTCTCATCGATTGGCTTCGTGGAATGATGGAACTGATTGCTGTAATTGGAAAGGAGTGAGTTGCAATCAAACTACTGGACATGTTACTATCATTGATCTTCGTCGTGAACTTCGTCAGGTCGACTTCTACCCGTCACCTTTGTTTAGCTATAATTCCATTGATTCTAGTTTGTTTGAGTTGAAATGCTTAACTTACTTGGATTTGAGTGGGAATAACTTCATTTATACTAAAATCCCAAAGTTTTTAGGTTCAATGGTTGAATTAACATATCTTAATCTTTCTAATGCATATTTTTCGGGCAAAGTTCCTCCTCATTTAGGAAATCTTACTAAATTGGACACTCTTGATTTATCATTTAATCTGCTGGAAACGAATGGTGATGTTGAATGGATATCTCACCTTTCATCCTTGAAGTTCCTTTGGTTGAGAGGGATGGACTTTTCCAAGGCTTCAAATTTGATGCAAGTGCTAAATTATCTTCCTTCCTTGGTGTCTTTGAGATTGAGTGAATGTAACCTTCAAAACATACATTTCTCTTCAAGTTCTTGGTTGAATTATTCatcattatttctttctagAATTCAACTTCTAGACTTGTCTTCCAATCAATTAAATGGTCCAGTTCCTGCGGCATTTCAAAATACGACTTCTTTGAAGTACCTAGACCTTTCAAATAATCAATTCAATGCTATTTTTCATGGTGGAATTTCTACCTTcatccaaaataattttggcCTAAAAGTACTTGATTTATCGTTCAACTATGATCTTGGTGGAGATGTGTTTGGAAGTAGTTATGAGAATCAATCTACAGGTTGCGATCTTGAAGTACTTAACTTAGGATATACATCTTTGATAACCAAAATTCCAGATTGGTTgggaaagttaaaaaatatgaagtcCCTTGCTCTTGGATATAGTCACATTTATGGTCCAATTCCAACTTCACTTGGAAACTTGTCAAGCCTGGAATATTTAGATCTATCAGGCAATGCTTTAACCGGAGCAATTCCAAACTCAATTAGAAGATTATTGAACTTGAGAAAATTGTATCTACAAGGAAATAAATTGGTAGAGGTGGACAGTGAATGTTTTATCCAACTTGAGAAATTGGAGGAATTAGACATATCAAGAAACTTGCTCAAAGGGATTCTTACAGAACTTCACTTTGGCAATCTCTATCAGTTGCATACCTTAAGTATTGGCTACAATGAACTTCTCTATTTGGACGTGAAATCTAACTGGAATCCTCCCTTTCAATTACAAGTTTTTGATGCTTCATCATGTATTGGTTGTTTTAGAAGTGAATTCCCTCCATGGCTTCAGACTCAAAAAAGATTGGTTGAATTATGGTTATCCAACACAAGTCTCTCAATCAGTTGTATACCAACATGGTTCAAACCACAAAATCTCACCAATTTGGATCTTTCGCACAACGAAATGACAGGACCATTTTTTAACAGTTTTGCCAATCAAATGCCCAATTTGGTGCGGttgtttatcaatgataatcTTATCAATGATTCTTTATTATCTCCACTCTGCCAATTGAAGAACTTGAACACTTTGGATCTTTCAAACAATTTGCTATCTGGAATCGTTCAAGGTTGTTTGTTGACTACAACTTTGGTTGTTTTAGATCTATCATCTAACAACTTTTCAGGGACCTTTCCTTATTCACATGGAAATGATCTTTTGGATATTGAAGTACTAcatttggaaaataataattttgtggGATCCATGCCAATTGTATTGAAGAATTCCAAATTTTTGGAAACTTTAGATATTGAGGGAAACAAGTTCTCTGGGAACATACCCACATGGGTAGGGGATAatcttcaaagtttaaaaattctAATACTACGAAGTAATTTGTTCAATGGTACTATTCCTCCAAGTATATGTAATCTCACTGACTTGCAAATTTTGGATCTAGCCCACAACCAATTGGACGGAATTATCCCGTCAAAGCTCAGCAATTTCGACGTAATGAcaagaagaaatacaaatgGATTCACTGTTATTTGTAGGAGTAGTGATGTCGAGCATGGAGTAATATGCCCTGATGGTGAAAAATATGTGGTACAgtcaatcaaatcaaattattataattactccATGATGTTTATAATGTCAATGGTGAGTATAGATCTATCCAATAACTTTCTGGGGGGTTTCATTCCAAGTGAGATAACAAAGCTTAGAAGGTTGATTGGATTGAATTTGTCACACAATAATATTATCGGGATAGTTCCTGCTGAAATTGGAGATATGGAGTCATTAGAATCACTCGACTTATCTTTCAATCGACTTTCTGGGGCAATTCCTCTaagtttatcaaaattaaattcattagGCACGTTGAAGTTGTCCCACAACAATTTCTCAGGCAACATTCCTCGAGATGGTCATCTCTCCACATTCATTGACGCTTCAAGTTTTGACAATAATTCATATCTTTGTGGAGATCCACTCCCAATAAAATGCGTGGTTGAGAATTCATTTGAACCGCCGTTCAATAAAATTGACAATCAAGACCAAGATGAAGATAAACGGGAGAAGTGGTTGCTTTACCTTACCGTAATTCTTGGATTTATAGTTGGATTTTGGGGAGTCGTTGGAAGTTTAACATTGAAGAAGAGTTGGAGATATGCTTATTTCAAGTTTGTGGAGGAAGCTAATTACGAGGTTCATGCAACAATTTGGATGACCATACAATTGCTTAAAGGACGCAAATGAATAAGgtattaaattctttttctttttttttgtgtgttaacatatttttttttctctattataTGAAGTTCATGAATTATATGACTTATTAACTTTTCTAGTAGATGTGCCATTTGAACAACAATAGGTGAATACAAACAAGTGGTGAAGGGTCAGttcattattattgaaatagtCTATTGTAATTTCCTTTAAAAGCATATggaaaattgatttaaaagtaattaattagacacctaaaattttggttagaTGTGTAATTTCctttaaaatgtgtttgttattgatcgatatatattatttcaatttcttattaagctttaaccttttttaatatgttgttCAACGTAATAAATTATACCTcatttgaactttatttttcatttaaaaaaaatgttccaaattttaataccttaaatttaaacttaatgaactaacaaattaaatttttgatGCAGGTGCACAATAATATATGTGATCAAAAACCTTTTGGTAATGTTATGTATGAAAAGCATAAAGcttattgtaattttcttcCACAGTAATCGaaataatcataatttgacatttttgtaTCAtagttttcctttctatttagttatctattattattattatcatttttttttaaaaaaaaactttaatcttttatctttaattttatattattaataatttatttcgtttttacaaaagaaatagtaaaatggTTTATTACAATACATGCTACCAAGTGAAGGTAAAAATATTCAAGATTTGACTGAGTTGAGTTGatttaattagaattttacGAAATTGATGTGGAAGAATGTTGAAATGAatgtctcttttttttttctttttggatctttcaacatttttagATATTGGTTATTtgctaatatatgtttttttaaagtatatattatttgaacttCTTTGGTAAAGAATAACAATTTTTGTAGGCAACTCGTAATTACTTCTATGTCtatcatactttatttttatagaatTTACTCTAAAACATTGGAGGGGTGGTTGGAGTTGAACATTTGAGgcgtaaaataaaataagggACACttacaaaaatggtaaattaagttataataattaagttcataacacacacactttattaatacgaaaatggcaaaaacgaAGTCCAGcccacacatcaagaggtaaaatgtcacaaatgctcttgttactaatatacgtttgatacaccttataatacatgtttgatacacctaatacttctcgatacacctgatacatttgattgatataatTGATGCAATAcctgatactctttgatatATTCGATACCTTTTGATATACACATCTGAaatattactaatatatgtttgatacacttgatacacgGTAGATAtatttagtattcttcacttatacaattgattgattaaatgcacttgatatgcttgaagtcctacttatagacttgatatactattgtAAACTTGATAGTGATTCACTTTATAACTAATatgttttaacaatatattgttgatatacttgataatgatacactgagttacatcattcatatacttaataaaacTCTAATGAactacataaaatttgaaaaaatgaaaatcacgtagtaagtatattaaccaactaatacatagaatataagtatatcacaacactgaTATACGAAACTaagacaaagtaaaacaaaaaaaatgaatgtaaaaaataaaataaaaacatttggaattagattcaaaacaaaatacacattgaaaaaagtaaaaaaaaaaaatcacaaataaagtTAAACTACTCCGATCAACaactattatattatatttcatattgcaattattatactatttatattttaaaatcaagattaagacataaataataaataattttttaagtataagaataaataaataattcgaaccttaaaaaataagaaataaataaataatgggcaggacattaaaaagaggaagagaaataagttattgaatgacatttaggaataataacaaattcaagATAGAGAAGTgaaaaattttgtcatatttgcaaaattctaaaacaatgtgttataattgctatatcatattctcaaaatgctATCATATGCAATTTCTCATAAAATAATGggaattgaagaaaaggaagtttgcaaaaatagcaaaaaaaaaactatgataATAGAGCTCATGTCacctacattttctaaattgtaaaaatggtaaatttaaaagcagatTACCGTATGATTACCCTCAATTATTAGTAGTATTTGCTAAATTTGCTGTAAgtagttaaataaaatattattttaattttatctattaaagttttagaattaatttataaacataacGGAAAGATTACTTAaatctaaaatcaaatttaatatgagaaaatagtttataacagtgaaatttattataaatggaaaagttgttaaaattatttacagaTAGATTCACTACTACtgctatattttattgataaaatatctaagtttttactatattttatattttgaattattttactacattttaaaactgtcttttaataatagaaatgtCACAAAATATGTGTAAAAAAATGGACATTTCTATAATAGTTGGATTTCGGGGagctgttggaagtttaataTTGAAGAAGAGTTGGAGATATGCTTATTTCAAGTATGCAGAGGAGGCTTATTTCAAGGTTGATGCAACAATCTGGAGGAGCATAGAAATGCTTAAAGGAATGTGCATTAGAAAACGAATTaggtaataataatttgtgtttgtgtgtgttgTTTTCAATCTCTTGCACTTCATAAATTATGAATTCTTACTTTCTCTTCTCAATGTATCATTTGATCATAAGAAGTAGTAGAGGTTCTATTGTAGAATGAATGCTACTTTATAAATCTTAGCTATTTCTCGGAGagtatcttttatatatacaagttTTACTTAAACTTATAACAATTTACACACCCGTAGCATATACATATCCTTGAAGGTAATTAGtattataaaatgattttttttttttttttttttttttttttgtaaaaacaactttcattaagaaaagaaagttatcAACGAAATAATTACAAGAAGTCTTCAGAATCTTGAAACGTAAAGAGAAACATATAATCTAATGAAAAGATCAAACCTCACTCTACAAAACACATGTTCATTCCTCTCCCCCAAATGATCCCACAAAATAGCGCGCACACCTGCAAGCCATAAGAAACCCCTCTCCGAAAGGCAGATGGAGGCCGAAGAACCCTTGATTGTTACATGAACACTACTAGATGGCCAAGATAAGCATTTATATTAACTGGAGACTATATGGTCTACGAAGCTTTCACAATATACAGCCAAGATAAGCCTTTATGCCTAAATTAACATGCCTCTGTTATTGCATCCTTCCCAATCCAATTCTTACAACTCAAAATTcctaattcatattaaattttcttttcttttcaaacctGAAAAGAAAGGGGGGGaatcagaaagaagaagaaaaacaatgtgGGATTGCCTTGAGATTCTCAAGGAATCACTCCTTACATCGAGTTAGCCATGCATATAGTTCAACTATCAACCTTGACATTAGATTCA encodes:
- the LOC101219648 gene encoding receptor-like protein EIX2 yields the protein MRKLSEKSSVVLFCVLCMMLLLPFCFSITAAACIQKEGEALLQFKNSFYKDPSYPLASWNNGTDCCSWKGVGCNQITGHVTIINLRHDYEVNFYSSRLYSNNSIDSSLLELKYLNYLDLSGNYFNNIQIPNFLGSMVELTYLNLSQASFSGKVPPQLGNLTKLNALDLSYNWVEANGDVEWISHLSSLQFLGLTYVDFSKSLNLMQVLSSLPMLSSLRLSNCSLQNIHFSLSFLNYSTFLSRVQLLDLSDNQLSGPIPKAFQNMSSLNLLNLSGNKFTAIEGGLYNSFIGNNCGLKEIDFSANFDLDVDLFGTYENESMDCINGYDLQVLKLRGIPMKTRIPIDWLGKFKNLKCIDLSYCKIHGSIPASLGNLSNIEYLDLSNNVLTGEIPASLGSLLLNLKVLDLSSNSLKGVLIEAHFVNLSKLHTLYLSYNELISLDMKPNWIPPFQLKKLDIGSCIGSYESEFPPWLQTQKALDELWLSNTSLSISCLPTWFTPQVLTTLDLSYNQIVGPVFISIANQVPNLEALYLNNNLINDSLQPTICKLKSLSILDLSNNRLFGIVQGCLLTPNLNILDLSSNNFSGTFPYSHGNLPWINELFLRNNNFEGSMPIVLKSAKYLKILELEGNKFSGNIPSWVGDNLQSLQVLRLRSNLFNGTIPASLCNLPDLQILDLAHNQLDGSIPPNLNNLKGMITRKSMQGYTRVCWRRLCLDNEKDVVQSIKSSFFNYTRLQLWLLVNIDLSNNSLTGFISSEITMLKGLIGLNLSHNNLMGAIPTTIGEMESLESLDLSFNQFSGPIPHTLSNLNSLGKLILSHNNLSGHVPREGHLSTFNEVSSFEGNPYLCGDPLPIQCASLNPFKPILEKIDDQNEDENYEKWMLYVMIILGFVVGFWTVIGSLILKTRWRHAYFKFVDEAVLTMFIQQFEKLKGIGIFKWFRYNATQKYEQEH
- the LOC101215046 gene encoding receptor-like protein EIX2 yields the protein MRKLVSNKTSVFALLCVLWMILLLLQLQFCLSITAACIQNEREALLQFKNSFYDDPSHRLASWNDGTDCCNWKGVSCNQTTGHVTIIDLRRELRQVDFYPSPLFSYNSIDSSLFELKCLTYLDLSGNNFIYTKIPKFLGSMVELTYLNLSNAYFSGKVPPHLGNLTKLDTLDLSFNLLETNGDVEWISHLSSLKFLWLRGMDFSKASNLMQVLNYLPSLVSLRLSECNLQNIHFSSSSWLNYSSLFLSRIQLLDLSSNQLNGPVPAAFQNTTSLKYLDLSNNQFNAIFHGGISTFIQNNFGLKVLDLSFNYDLGGDVFGSSYENQSTGCDLEVLNLGYTSLITKIPDWLGKLKNMKSLALGYSHIYGPIPTSLGNLSSLEYLDLSGNALTGAIPNSIRRLLNLRKLYLQGNKLVEVDSECFIQLEKLEELDISRNLLKGILTELHFGNLYQLHTLSIGYNELLYLDVKSNWNPPFQLQVFDASSCIGCFRSEFPPWLQTQKRLVELWLSNTSLSISCIPTWFKPQNLTNLDLSHNEMTGPFFNSFANQMPNLVRLFINDNLINDSLLSPLCQLKNLNTLDLSNNLLSGIVQGCLLTTTLVVLDLSSNNFSGTFPYSHGNDLLDIEVLHLENNNFVGSMPIVLKNSKFLETLDIEGNKFSGNIPTWVGDNLQSLKILILRSNLFNGTIPPSICNLTDLQILDLAHNQLDGIIPSKLSNFDVMTRRNTNGFTVICRSSDVEHGVICPDGEKYVVQSIKSNYYNYSMMFIMSMVSIDLSNNFLGGFIPSEITKLRRLIGLNLSHNNIIGIVPAEIGDMESLESLDLSFNRLSGAIPLSLSKLNSLGTLKLSHNNFSGNIPRDGHLSTFIDASSFDNNSYLCGDPLPIKCVVENSFEPPFNKIDNQDQDEDKREKWLLYLTVILGFIVGFWGVVGSLTLKKSWRYAYFKFVEEANYEVHATIWMTIQLLKGRK